The following are encoded in a window of Sphaerisporangium siamense genomic DNA:
- a CDS encoding class I SAM-dependent methyltransferase produces MPTIPSQEEPPQQLHRLRQVAESFGADAERYDRARPGYPDAMVARIVAASPGPDVLDVGCGTGIASRLFRAAGCRVLGVDADARMAEPARRDGLEVEVATFEAWDPAGREFDAVIAGQAWHWVDAVAGAAKAARVLRPGGRLAVFWNVAELPADLAERSAEIYRRVLPDLPVNGAATSPMEGYGVMAAKAADGIRQAGAFGEPEEWRFPWELHYTRDEWLDVLPTHGFHTRLPPDLLQELLTATGAAIDAVGGGFTMRYTTLALTTARTAA; encoded by the coding sequence ATGCCCACCATACCTTCGCAGGAAGAGCCTCCCCAGCAGCTCCACCGGTTGCGGCAGGTCGCGGAGTCCTTCGGCGCGGACGCCGAACGCTACGACCGGGCCCGCCCCGGCTACCCCGACGCCATGGTGGCCCGGATCGTCGCCGCCAGTCCCGGACCCGACGTCCTGGACGTCGGCTGCGGCACCGGCATAGCGTCCCGGCTGTTCCGGGCGGCCGGGTGCCGGGTGCTCGGCGTCGACGCCGACGCGCGGATGGCCGAACCGGCCCGGCGCGACGGGCTGGAGGTCGAGGTGGCGACGTTCGAGGCGTGGGACCCCGCCGGGCGGGAGTTCGACGCGGTCATCGCCGGACAGGCGTGGCACTGGGTGGACGCGGTCGCGGGCGCGGCCAAGGCGGCGCGCGTGCTGCGCCCCGGCGGCCGGCTGGCGGTGTTCTGGAACGTCGCCGAGCTGCCCGCCGACCTGGCGGAGCGGTCCGCCGAGATCTATCGGCGCGTACTGCCCGACCTGCCGGTCAACGGCGCGGCGACGTCCCCCATGGAGGGCTACGGGGTGATGGCCGCCAAGGCGGCGGACGGGATACGGCAGGCGGGCGCGTTCGGCGAGCCGGAGGAGTGGCGGTTCCCCTGGGAGCTGCACTACACGCGCGACGAGTGGCTCGACGTCCTCCCCACCCACGGCTTCCACACCCGGCTCCCGCCGGACCTGCTCCAGGAACTCCTCACCGCCACCGGGGCGGCCATAGACGCGGTCGGCGGCGGCTTCACCATGCGCTACACCACCCTGGCCCTCACCACGGCCCGCACCGCCGCCTGA
- a CDS encoding ATP-binding protein, which produces MRIYSYDGRQESAVFPGREVSAGEARRWLRKILADHPRRDDAVLLFSEIFTNAVAHTASPRIPVTVLVEWDGTVQVKVTDQGGATAPCPCRAAPDALTEHGRGITLVRALSRRWGFIKDTTGCTVWFTLAPQSPPLDGDRPPCAHDRRATYQEA; this is translated from the coding sequence ATGAGAATCTATTCTTACGATGGACGGCAGGAAAGCGCGGTTTTCCCTGGTAGAGAAGTATCGGCCGGGGAGGCCCGGCGCTGGCTGCGCAAGATCCTCGCCGACCACCCGCGTCGCGACGACGCCGTGCTCCTGTTCTCGGAGATCTTCACCAACGCGGTGGCCCATACGGCGTCCCCGCGGATCCCGGTCACCGTCCTCGTCGAATGGGACGGAACCGTGCAGGTCAAGGTCACCGACCAGGGAGGAGCCACTGCGCCGTGCCCCTGCCGCGCCGCCCCCGACGCTCTGACCGAGCACGGGCGCGGCATCACCCTCGTCCGCGCCCTCTCCAGGCGCTGGGGCTTCATCAAGGACACCACCGGCTGCACGGTCTGGTTCACACTCGCCCCACAGTCCCCACCCCTGGACGGCGACCGTCCTCCCTGCGCACACGACCGGCGCGCCACCTACCAGGAGGCCTGA
- a CDS encoding HAD-IIA family hydrolase translates to MNERKPIECWLSDMDGVLVHEGNPVPGAAEFIRRLRDSGKRFLVLTNNSIYTPRDLSVRLRGVGLEVPPESIWTSALATAKFLGDQRPGGSAYVIGEAGLTTALHEVGYILTDIAPDYVVLGETRTYSFTAITRAIRLIDAGARFIATNPDPIGPSAEGSLPACGAVAAMITKATGVEPYFVGKPNPMMMRSALNAIDGHSETTAMIGDRMDTDIVAGMEAGLHTILVLTGVTSKDQIERYPFRPSRVVDSVADLIDLVE, encoded by the coding sequence GTGAACGAGCGCAAGCCGATCGAATGCTGGCTGTCCGACATGGACGGCGTCCTGGTGCACGAGGGAAACCCCGTGCCGGGGGCCGCGGAGTTCATACGCCGGCTTCGCGATTCGGGTAAACGATTCCTGGTGTTGACGAACAACTCCATCTACACGCCGCGCGACCTTTCGGTGCGGCTGCGCGGCGTCGGGCTGGAGGTGCCGCCGGAGTCGATCTGGACCTCGGCGCTGGCGACCGCCAAGTTCCTGGGCGACCAGCGGCCGGGCGGCTCGGCGTACGTGATCGGGGAGGCGGGGCTGACCACAGCCCTGCACGAGGTCGGTTACATCCTCACCGACATCGCTCCGGACTACGTGGTGCTCGGCGAGACCCGCACCTACAGCTTCACGGCGATCACGCGGGCGATCCGGCTGATCGACGCGGGCGCGCGGTTCATCGCGACCAACCCCGACCCGATCGGGCCGTCCGCCGAGGGGTCGCTGCCGGCCTGCGGCGCGGTCGCCGCGATGATCACCAAGGCGACGGGCGTCGAGCCGTACTTCGTGGGCAAGCCGAACCCGATGATGATGCGCAGCGCGCTGAACGCCATCGACGGGCACAGCGAGACGACGGCGATGATCGGCGACCGCATGGACACCGACATCGTGGCGGGCATGGAGGCGGGGCTGCACACGATCCTCGTGCTGACGGGGGTCACGTCCAAGGACCAGATCGAGCGGTATCCGTTCCGTCCTTCGCGGGTGGTCGACTCCGTGGCCGACCTGATCGACCTGGTGGAGTAG
- the arfB gene encoding alternative ribosome rescue aminoacyl-tRNA hydrolase ArfB, translated as MPGPLLVGGSVVIPDAELAWRFSRSSGPGGQGVNTTDSRVELSFDLAATTALSPPLKARALERLAPRLTDGVLTIAASEYRSQLRNREAARARLAHAIAQAIAPPPKSRRATKPSRRVAERRLAAKRHRSELKRLRRADDA; from the coding sequence ATGCCTGGTCCGCTGCTCGTCGGAGGCTCGGTCGTCATCCCGGACGCCGAGCTCGCCTGGCGTTTCTCCCGCTCGTCCGGGCCTGGCGGTCAGGGCGTCAACACCACCGACAGCCGTGTGGAGCTGAGCTTCGACCTCGCCGCCACCACGGCCCTGTCCCCGCCGCTGAAGGCCCGCGCCCTGGAACGGCTCGCGCCGCGGCTCACCGACGGCGTGCTCACCATCGCCGCCTCCGAATACCGCTCCCAGCTCCGCAACCGGGAGGCCGCCCGCGCGCGCCTGGCACATGCGATCGCCCAGGCCATCGCTCCCCCGCCCAAGAGCCGCAGGGCCACCAAGCCGTCCCGCCGCGTGGCCGAACGCCGCCTCGCCGCCAAGCGCCACCGCTCCGAACTGAAGCGCCTCCGCCGCGCCGACGACGCCTGA
- a CDS encoding aminoglycoside 3'-phosphotransferase encodes MSGHVVAEIPTGPVAIPAVVAALAGDDTVTPVWRNELGGLTFRLEDGRGGVRYVKWVAAGTPEIDLPGEAARLAWAQRWVTVPPVIEHGTDADGAWLVTAAVHGRSAVDPRWIADPAAAAAAIGRGLRVLHDALPVEQCPFEWSVERRLARADERIADGEGPADRFPEHRHLDLAESRARLGAPPPIDRLVVCHGDACAPNTLLHDDGTFAAHVDLGSLGVADRWADLAVAAWSTEWNHGPGYDGIVYEAYGIAPDPERIAYYRLLWDMA; translated from the coding sequence ATGAGCGGTCACGTCGTAGCAGAGATCCCGACCGGTCCGGTCGCCATCCCCGCCGTCGTCGCGGCGCTCGCCGGCGACGACACGGTCACTCCGGTGTGGCGCAACGAACTCGGCGGCCTGACGTTCCGCCTTGAGGACGGGCGCGGCGGCGTCAGGTACGTCAAGTGGGTGGCGGCCGGCACGCCGGAGATCGACCTTCCTGGCGAAGCCGCCCGCCTGGCCTGGGCGCAGAGATGGGTGACCGTCCCGCCCGTCATCGAGCACGGCACGGACGCCGACGGCGCGTGGCTGGTCACGGCGGCGGTCCACGGCCGCTCGGCGGTGGACCCGCGGTGGATCGCCGACCCGGCGGCCGCGGCGGCCGCCATCGGGCGAGGGCTGCGCGTGCTGCACGACGCCCTGCCCGTGGAGCAGTGCCCGTTCGAGTGGAGCGTCGAGCGGCGGCTCGCCCGCGCCGACGAGCGCATCGCCGACGGTGAAGGCCCGGCCGACCGGTTCCCCGAGCACCGGCACCTCGATCTCGCCGAGTCCCGGGCGCGCCTCGGCGCGCCGCCCCCCATCGATCGCCTGGTCGTCTGCCACGGCGACGCGTGCGCCCCCAACACGCTGCTCCACGACGACGGCACGTTCGCCGCGCACGTCGACCTGGGCTCCCTCGGCGTCGCCGACCGGTGGGCCGACCTCGCGGTCGCCGCCTGGAGCACCGAGTGGAACCACGGCCCGGGGTACGACGGCATCGTGTACGAGGCGTACGGCATCGCCCCGGACCCGGAACGCATCGCGTACTACCGGCTGCTCTGGGACATGGCCTGA
- a CDS encoding aminotransferase class IV, translating to MERIEIDGRPATVDDLRHPALRNYGHFTAMQVRDRRVRGLSLHLERLDSATRELFGRDLDGEVVRARIRHALAGDVHDASVRVYIFGRDLPTWGEVEPSVMVTVRPPVDPPNPPRNVWPAPYQRPAAHIKHVGGFGQEYFLRMAERAGYDEALLVAPDGTIAEGAVTNIGFSDGESIVWPEAPMLRGITLALVERGLAEMGIPARRQVIRLADLPSLRAAFLTNSRGIMSVQRIGSRRFPVDYPLMKTLQDAYERNPWHLL from the coding sequence GTGGAGCGAATCGAGATCGACGGGCGCCCCGCCACCGTGGACGACCTGCGCCACCCCGCCCTGCGCAACTACGGGCACTTCACGGCCATGCAGGTCCGCGACCGCAGGGTCAGAGGGCTCAGTCTGCACCTGGAACGCCTGGACTCCGCGACCAGAGAGCTGTTCGGCCGCGACCTCGACGGCGAAGTGGTCCGCGCCCGCATTCGGCACGCCCTCGCCGGCGACGTCCACGACGCCTCCGTCCGGGTGTACATCTTCGGCCGCGACCTGCCCACCTGGGGCGAGGTCGAGCCAAGCGTCATGGTCACCGTCCGTCCGCCCGTGGACCCTCCGAACCCGCCGCGCAACGTCTGGCCCGCCCCCTACCAGCGCCCGGCCGCCCACATCAAGCACGTCGGCGGCTTCGGCCAGGAGTACTTCCTGCGCATGGCCGAACGGGCCGGCTACGACGAAGCCCTGCTCGTCGCCCCCGACGGCACCATCGCCGAAGGCGCCGTCACCAACATCGGCTTCTCCGACGGAGAGTCCATCGTCTGGCCGGAAGCCCCCATGCTGCGCGGCATCACCCTGGCCCTGGTGGAACGAGGACTCGCCGAGATGGGCATCCCGGCCCGCCGCCAAGTCATCCGCCTGGCGGACCTGCCCTCCCTGCGCGCCGCCTTCCTCACCAACTCCCGCGGCATCATGTCCGTCCAGAGAATCGGCTCCCGCCGCTTCCCCGTCGACTACCCCTTGATGAAAACCCTCCAAGACGCCTACGAACGCAACCCCTGGCACCTGCTCTGA